In one window of Bifidobacterium sp. WK041_4_12 DNA:
- a CDS encoding aldo/keto reductase: MATLGNTGTEIYPLVLGTNTFGWTSSEQDTRTVLDDFVSAGGNLIDTADVYSAWAPGHSGGESEIILGRWLATSGKRSKVLIATKVSQHPQYSGLSANNIEAAADESLLRLGTDVIDLYYAHFDDEKTPLEETVAAFDKLVKEGKIRNIGISNYSAERVEEWFRIARDNNLTLPVALEPHYNLVTRRNYEEHLLPVAKKENLAVFPYFALAAGFLTGKYRSEDDLKGKQRGGMVKGYFSKEGLDVVSAMDEIAKAHDVAIASIALAWLRHQPQIAGPIASARIPEQLTALLASTQIDLSADELSTLDKVSATVPEQ; this comes from the coding sequence ATGGCGACATTAGGCAACACTGGAACAGAAATCTATCCACTCGTTCTAGGAACCAACACCTTCGGATGGACCAGTTCGGAGCAGGATACACGCACGGTTCTGGACGATTTCGTCAGTGCAGGCGGCAATCTTATCGATACGGCAGATGTCTATTCAGCTTGGGCTCCAGGCCATTCCGGTGGTGAATCCGAAATCATTCTCGGACGCTGGCTGGCAACGAGCGGCAAGCGCAGCAAGGTGCTCATCGCAACCAAGGTTTCTCAGCATCCGCAATATTCCGGTCTTTCTGCAAACAATATCGAGGCAGCTGCCGATGAGTCGCTGCTTCGTCTGGGCACCGACGTGATCGATCTCTATTATGCGCATTTCGATGATGAGAAGACACCGCTGGAAGAGACCGTTGCCGCCTTCGACAAGCTCGTCAAGGAAGGCAAGATTCGTAACATCGGCATCTCGAACTATTCGGCGGAACGCGTCGAGGAATGGTTCCGCATTGCACGCGACAACAATCTCACTCTGCCGGTCGCCCTGGAACCTCATTACAATCTGGTGACGAGACGCAACTACGAGGAGCATCTGCTGCCCGTAGCCAAGAAGGAGAATCTGGCCGTGTTCCCCTATTTCGCGCTCGCTGCTGGCTTCCTTACCGGTAAGTATCGCAGTGAAGACGATCTGAAAGGCAAACAGCGCGGAGGCATGGTCAAGGGATACTTCTCCAAGGAAGGACTTGACGTGGTTTCGGCAATGGACGAGATTGCCAAGGCGCACGATGTTGCCATAGCGAGCATCGCACTGGCATGGCTGCGTCATCAGCCTCAGATTGCCGGGCCCATCGCTTCAGCACGCATTCCCGAGCAGCTTACGGCATTGCTGGCATCGACACAGATCGATCTGTCCGCCGACGAGCTTTCGACGCTGGACAAGGTCTCTGCCACCGTTCCTGAGCAGTAG
- a CDS encoding GNAT family N-acetyltransferase, with product MTTEDLILRAWRANDDAETASLYRYAQDPDVGPSAGWSAHADAEESAAVIRTVLCNAQSYAVVLKHPEDEDLIDKPIGSISLQAVPPQVMHYIEALDLAGQDSVGNTMELGFWIGKPFWGRGLIPQASGAILEHGFKDLKLHTIWCRHDVNNIKSGRAQDKIGFEHVCIMEHIHMDMLPGDIYRNEELRRITREQWEQRAER from the coding sequence TTGACGACCGAAGACCTGATTCTGAGAGCATGGAGAGCGAATGATGATGCGGAAACTGCATCGTTATACCGATATGCGCAGGATCCTGATGTCGGACCCTCTGCCGGTTGGAGCGCGCATGCAGATGCCGAGGAAAGTGCCGCAGTTATTCGAACGGTGCTCTGCAACGCGCAGAGCTATGCCGTCGTGCTGAAACATCCAGAGGATGAAGATCTTATCGACAAGCCCATCGGTTCGATAAGCCTGCAAGCAGTTCCGCCACAAGTCATGCACTACATTGAGGCGCTCGACCTAGCTGGACAGGACAGCGTGGGCAACACGATGGAGCTGGGGTTCTGGATTGGCAAGCCATTCTGGGGGAGAGGGCTGATCCCGCAGGCATCGGGGGCCATATTGGAGCATGGATTCAAGGATCTGAAACTCCATACGATCTGGTGCAGACACGACGTGAACAACATCAAATCCGGTCGTGCTCAAGACAAGATTGGATTCGAGCACGTGTGCATCATGGAACATATACATATGGACATGCTCCCCGGTGACATCTATCGGAATGAAGAACTCCGACGAATCACCAGAGAGCAGTGGGAACAACGTGCTGAGCGCTGA